A region from the Variovorax sp. RKNM96 genome encodes:
- a CDS encoding lysophospholipid acyltransferase family protein — MLAKLTGWLLLGIVRLLTGAQARWYGCPPKAEQRIYFANHQSHADLVMIWAALPEELRSITRPIAARDYWANTPVKRWITTEVFNAVYVERAATAPAAPAAPEPVQTEPAVVAAPIERIEPSMEPLLPATSPAAEAPRAEVVNELQGELDLPAPPPPPQPAAPPPFVAEPAPPAEPVQPPSDPLAPLVEALRSGDSIIIFPEGTRGHTGEPQKFKSGLYTLATMFPDVVLVPAWIDNVQRVMPKGEIVPVPILCSVTFGAPIRVEDGEERRPFLDRARAAVIALRDI, encoded by the coding sequence ATGCTGGCAAAGCTCACAGGTTGGTTGTTGTTGGGAATCGTCCGGTTGCTCACCGGCGCACAGGCGCGCTGGTACGGCTGTCCACCGAAGGCCGAGCAGCGCATCTATTTCGCCAACCACCAGAGCCACGCCGACCTCGTGATGATCTGGGCGGCCCTGCCCGAGGAACTGCGCAGCATCACCCGGCCGATCGCGGCGCGCGACTACTGGGCCAACACGCCGGTCAAGCGCTGGATCACGACGGAGGTGTTCAACGCGGTGTATGTGGAACGTGCGGCCACGGCGCCGGCCGCCCCTGCCGCGCCCGAACCGGTACAGACTGAACCGGCAGTCGTTGCAGCGCCCATCGAGCGCATCGAGCCTTCGATGGAGCCGCTGCTGCCAGCCACATCGCCCGCCGCCGAAGCGCCGCGTGCCGAGGTCGTGAACGAACTGCAAGGCGAGCTCGATCTTCCGGCGCCGCCACCGCCTCCTCAACCTGCTGCGCCACCGCCATTCGTTGCGGAACCGGCGCCACCGGCCGAACCCGTACAGCCTCCATCCGACCCTCTCGCGCCACTCGTCGAGGCCCTCCGCAGCGGCGACTCGATCATCATCTTTCCCGAAGGCACGCGCGGCCACACGGGCGAGCCGCAGAAGTTCAAGTCGGGCCTCTACACGCTCGCAACGATGTTCCCCGACGTGGTGCTCGTGCCGGCCTGGATCGACAACGTGCAGCGCGTCATGCCCAAGGGCGAGATCGTGCCGGTGCCCATTCTTTGCTCCGTCACCTTCGGCGCGCCGATACGCGTCGAGGACGGCGAGGAGCGCCGCCCCTTCCTCGATCGCGCGCGTGCCGCGGTGATTGCATTGCGCGATATCTGA
- the ftsA gene encoding cell division protein FtsA — MPKEYKDLVVGLDIGTAKVMVVVAEVLPGGELKLAGLGIAPSNGLKRGVVVNIDATVQSIQQALKEAELMADCKISRVYTGITGSHIRGINSSGMVAVKDKEVTPADVARVVETARAINISSDQRLLLVEPQEFVIDGQDVKEPIGMSGMRLEAKVHIVTGAQSAAENIIKCVRRCGLEVDQLMLNPLASSQAVLTEDERELGVVLVDIGAGTTDVAIFTNGAIRHTAVIPIAGDLITSDIAMALRTPTKDAEDIKVESGYAKQLLADPDQQVEVPGLGDRGPRMLSKQALAGVIEPRIEEIFSLVQQVVRESGYEEVLSSGVVLTGGSAVMPGMVELGEDIFLKPVRRGIPKYSSALSDMVAQPRAATVMGLLEEARFARMRGFKVAQKNGSVKTAFGRFKDFIVGNF, encoded by the coding sequence ATGCCCAAAGAATACAAAGACCTGGTCGTAGGACTGGACATCGGCACCGCCAAGGTGATGGTGGTCGTGGCCGAGGTGCTGCCCGGCGGCGAGCTCAAGCTCGCCGGGCTCGGCATCGCGCCGAGCAATGGCTTGAAGCGCGGCGTGGTGGTGAACATCGACGCCACGGTGCAGAGCATCCAGCAGGCGCTGAAAGAAGCCGAGCTGATGGCCGACTGCAAGATCAGCCGCGTCTACACCGGCATCACCGGCAGCCATATCCGCGGCATCAACTCGAGCGGCATGGTGGCGGTGAAGGACAAGGAAGTGACGCCCGCCGACGTGGCCCGCGTGGTGGAGACCGCGCGCGCGATCAACATCTCGAGCGACCAGCGCCTTCTGCTGGTGGAGCCGCAGGAGTTCGTGATCGACGGCCAGGACGTGAAGGAGCCGATCGGCATGAGCGGCATGCGGCTCGAGGCCAAGGTGCACATCGTGACCGGTGCGCAGAGCGCGGCCGAGAACATCATCAAGTGCGTGCGCCGCTGCGGCCTCGAAGTCGACCAGTTGATGCTGAACCCGCTGGCCTCCAGCCAGGCGGTGCTGACCGAAGACGAGCGCGAGCTGGGCGTGGTGCTGGTGGACATCGGTGCGGGCACGACCGACGTGGCGATCTTCACCAACGGCGCGATCCGCCACACGGCGGTGATCCCGATCGCGGGCGACCTCATCACGAGCGACATCGCGATGGCGCTGCGCACGCCCACCAAGGACGCGGAAGACATCAAGGTCGAGAGCGGCTATGCCAAGCAACTGCTGGCCGACCCCGACCAGCAGGTGGAAGTGCCGGGCCTGGGCGACCGCGGCCCGCGCATGCTGAGCAAGCAGGCGCTGGCCGGCGTGATCGAGCCGCGCATCGAGGAGATCTTCTCGCTCGTGCAGCAGGTGGTGCGCGAATCGGGCTACGAAGAGGTGCTCTCTTCGGGCGTGGTGCTCACCGGCGGCAGCGCGGTGATGCCCGGCATGGTCGAGCTTGGCGAAGACATCTTCCTCAAGCCGGTGCGCCGGGGCATTCCGAAGTATTCGAGCGCGTTGTCCGACATGGTGGCGCAGCCTCGCGCGGCGACCGTGATGGGCCTGCTCGAGGAGGCGCGCTTCGCACGCATGCGCGGCTTCAAGGTCGCGCAGAAGAACGGGTCGGTAAAGACTGCGTTCGGACGTTTCAAGGACTTCATCGTGGGGAACTTCTGA
- the lpxC gene encoding UDP-3-O-acyl-N-acetylglucosamine deacetylase: MLQQRTLKSISRAVGVGLHSGQRVELTLRPAPADTGIVFRRVDLPEPAEIRMTAEAVTDTRLASTVSTGGAKVQTVEHLMSACAGLGIDNLYIDITADEVPILDGSASSFVFLLQSAGIELQKAPRRFIRVTRKVEVREGEGANEKWASLEPYHGYKLSFEIDFDHRVVNSTGQRVEFDLGTDSYSRDIARARTFGFTKELEYMLSKGLARGGGLDNAIVMDDTKVLNAGGLRYDDEFVKHKILDAMGDLYIIGKPLLAAYTAFRSGHALNNKLLRELLANSDAYEVVTFDDEKRAPRGFGEVARAW, from the coding sequence GTGCTGCAACAACGAACCCTCAAGTCGATCAGCCGCGCCGTGGGCGTGGGGCTCCACAGCGGGCAACGCGTGGAACTGACCCTGCGACCGGCTCCGGCCGATACGGGCATCGTGTTCCGCCGCGTTGACCTGCCTGAACCCGCTGAAATCCGCATGACCGCCGAAGCGGTCACCGACACGCGCCTCGCTTCCACGGTCTCGACCGGCGGCGCGAAGGTGCAGACGGTCGAGCACCTGATGTCGGCCTGCGCCGGCCTCGGTATCGACAACCTCTACATCGACATCACGGCCGACGAAGTGCCGATCCTCGACGGGTCGGCTTCGTCCTTCGTGTTCCTGCTGCAAAGCGCGGGCATCGAGCTGCAGAAGGCGCCGCGCCGCTTCATCCGCGTGACCCGCAAGGTCGAGGTGCGCGAAGGCGAGGGCGCCAACGAGAAGTGGGCGAGCCTGGAGCCCTACCACGGCTACAAGCTGAGCTTCGAGATCGACTTCGATCACCGCGTGGTCAATTCCACCGGTCAGCGCGTGGAGTTCGACCTCGGCACCGATTCGTACAGCCGTGACATCGCGCGTGCGCGCACCTTCGGCTTCACGAAAGAGCTCGAGTACATGCTCAGCAAGGGCCTCGCGCGCGGAGGCGGTCTGGACAACGCCATCGTGATGGACGACACCAAGGTGCTCAATGCAGGCGGCCTGCGCTACGACGACGAATTCGTGAAGCACAAGATCCTCGATGCAATGGGTGACCTGTACATCATCGGCAAGCCGCTGCTCGCGGCCTACACCGCGTTCCGCTCGGGCCACGCGCTCAACAACAAGCTGCTGCGCGAACTGCTCGCGAACAGCGACGCCTACGAGGTCGTGACCTTCGACGACGAGAAGCGCGCACCGCGCGGCTTCGGCGAAGTGGCGCGGGCCTGGTAG
- the ftsZ gene encoding cell division protein FtsZ, with protein sequence MTIEMIEVEEFNQGTQIKVIGVGGGGGNAVAHMMERGVQGVQFVCANTDAQALTRSSANKIIQLGTSGLGAGSKPDKGREAAELAVDEIRAAIDGAHMLFITAGMGGGTGTGAAPVIARIAKEMGILTVGVVTKPFDWEGGRRMKNADDGLAELEANVDSLIVVLNEKLLDVLGEDITQDEAFAHANDVLKNAVGGISEIINEYGGVNVDFEDVRTVMGEPGKAMMGTAAAAGPDRARIAAEQAVACPLLEGIDLSGAKGVLVLVTASKGSLKLNESKLAMNTIRAYASPDAHVIYGAAYDEALGDEMRVTVVATGLSRADARRQAPTLEVIRTGTDNIPFNVPTMGGTGHGGGHSGGNQPNYDGMAVPSVWRTNRTMAAAKVDALSSGGMDDFEIPAFLRRQAD encoded by the coding sequence ATGACCATCGAAATGATCGAAGTCGAAGAATTCAATCAAGGCACGCAGATCAAGGTGATCGGTGTGGGCGGCGGTGGCGGCAATGCAGTCGCCCACATGATGGAGCGTGGTGTGCAGGGCGTGCAGTTCGTGTGCGCCAACACCGACGCGCAGGCACTCACCCGCAGCAGCGCGAACAAGATCATCCAGCTCGGCACCAGCGGCCTGGGCGCCGGCAGCAAGCCCGACAAGGGCCGTGAAGCCGCCGAGCTCGCGGTGGACGAGATTCGCGCGGCCATCGACGGCGCGCACATGCTGTTCATCACCGCCGGCATGGGTGGCGGCACGGGCACCGGCGCTGCGCCGGTGATCGCGCGCATCGCCAAGGAAATGGGCATCCTCACCGTGGGTGTGGTGACCAAGCCCTTCGACTGGGAAGGCGGCCGCCGCATGAAGAACGCGGACGACGGCCTGGCCGAACTCGAAGCCAATGTCGACTCGCTGATCGTGGTGCTCAACGAGAAGCTGCTCGACGTGCTCGGTGAAGACATCACCCAGGACGAAGCCTTCGCGCACGCCAACGACGTGCTCAAGAACGCCGTGGGCGGCATCTCGGAAATCATCAACGAGTACGGCGGCGTGAACGTCGACTTCGAAGACGTGCGCACCGTGATGGGCGAACCCGGCAAGGCCATGATGGGCACGGCCGCGGCCGCAGGCCCCGACCGCGCGCGCATCGCCGCCGAACAGGCCGTGGCCTGCCCGCTGCTCGAAGGCATCGACCTCTCGGGCGCCAAGGGCGTGCTGGTGCTGGTGACGGCGTCGAAGGGTTCGCTGAAGCTGAACGAGTCGAAGCTCGCGATGAACACCATTCGCGCCTATGCCTCGCCCGATGCGCACGTGATCTACGGCGCCGCCTACGACGAAGCCCTGGGCGACGAGATGCGCGTGACCGTGGTGGCGACGGGCCTGTCGCGTGCGGACGCACGCCGCCAGGCACCGACGCTGGAAGTCATTCGCACCGGCACCGACAACATCCCGTTCAACGTGCCCACCATGGGCGGCACGGGCCACGGCGGCGGCCACAGCGGCGGAAACCAGCCGAACTACGACGGCATGGCCGTTCCCAGCGTGTGGCGCACCAACCGCACGATGGCCGCGGCAAAGGTGGATGCGCTGTCGTCGGGTGGCATGGACGATTTCGAGATCCCGGCATTCCTGCGCCGTCAAGCTGATTGA
- the ruvC gene encoding crossover junction endodeoxyribonuclease RuvC, with protein MRILGIDPGLTTTGFGVVDADGHALRYVASGTISTRHLGTGNLPARLKVLFDGIAEIAQRYQPDASAVEIIFVNVNPQSTLLLGQARGACVTSLVNSNLTVAEYTALQMKKAVAGHGQAAKAQVQEMVKRLLDLPGLPGADAADALGIAITHAQVGRSMARLAEAAELSKTHAGTYRQGRSR; from the coding sequence ATGCGAATTCTCGGCATCGACCCCGGCTTGACGACCACCGGCTTCGGCGTGGTCGATGCGGACGGCCATGCGCTGCGCTACGTGGCCAGCGGCACCATCAGCACCCGACACCTGGGCACCGGCAACCTGCCGGCGCGGCTCAAGGTGCTGTTCGACGGCATCGCGGAAATCGCGCAGCGCTACCAGCCCGATGCATCGGCGGTGGAAATCATCTTCGTCAACGTCAATCCGCAGTCGACGCTGCTGCTGGGCCAGGCGCGCGGTGCGTGCGTGACCTCGTTGGTGAACAGCAACCTCACGGTGGCCGAGTACACCGCGCTGCAGATGAAGAAGGCGGTGGCGGGCCACGGCCAGGCCGCCAAGGCGCAGGTGCAGGAGATGGTCAAGCGCCTGCTCGACCTGCCCGGCCTGCCCGGCGCCGACGCGGCCGACGCGCTGGGCATCGCGATCACGCATGCGCAGGTCGGCCGTTCGATGGCGCGGCTGGCCGAGGCCGCGGAGTTGTCGAAGACCCATGCCGGCACGTACCGGCAAGGGCGCTCGCGCTGA
- a CDS encoding phosphatidate cytidylyltransferase, with product MNQFLRSLTPTQQVAALFLIVFGVLVIISTTAFFLSFREKRNPVHDATWQAELAHFRALLGTTWFMVVVFWIGWALGETVATVLFALISFFALREFITLSPTRRGDHRSLILAFFVVLPIQFWLVATARFDLFTVFIPVYVFLAIPVASALANDPSHFLERNAKLQWGIMVCVYGMSHVPALLLLSFPGYEGKSAFLVFFLVFVVQTSVLVQHLISRRTQRAPFAPNVSRSFNWTSWGIGIVVASLVGALFSFITPFKFGQALAVSVIACIAGSMGHLVMKALKRDRGIPNWGKKGVGVTGANGLLDRVDALCFAAPIFFHSIRWYFNA from the coding sequence ATGAACCAGTTCCTGCGCAGCCTCACCCCGACCCAACAGGTCGCGGCGCTCTTTCTCATCGTCTTCGGCGTGCTGGTGATCATCAGCACCACCGCCTTCTTCCTGAGCTTCCGGGAAAAGCGCAACCCTGTGCACGACGCCACCTGGCAGGCCGAGCTCGCGCATTTCCGCGCGCTGCTGGGCACCACCTGGTTCATGGTGGTGGTCTTCTGGATCGGCTGGGCGCTCGGCGAAACGGTGGCCACGGTGCTCTTCGCGCTGATCTCGTTCTTCGCGCTGCGCGAGTTCATCACGCTCTCGCCCACGCGGCGCGGCGACCACCGCAGCCTGATCCTCGCGTTCTTCGTGGTGCTGCCGATCCAGTTCTGGCTGGTGGCCACGGCGCGCTTCGATCTCTTCACCGTGTTCATTCCGGTCTACGTGTTCCTCGCGATCCCGGTGGCGAGCGCGCTGGCGAACGACCCGAGCCATTTCCTCGAGCGCAACGCCAAGCTGCAGTGGGGGATCATGGTCTGCGTCTACGGCATGAGCCATGTGCCGGCGCTGCTGCTGCTGAGCTTTCCCGGGTACGAGGGCAAGAGCGCGTTCCTCGTGTTCTTCCTGGTGTTCGTGGTGCAGACCTCGGTGCTGGTGCAGCACCTCATCTCGCGCCGCACGCAGCGTGCGCCGTTCGCGCCCAACGTGAGCCGCAGCTTCAACTGGACCAGCTGGGGCATCGGCATCGTGGTGGCGAGCCTGGTGGGCGCGCTGTTCTCGTTCATCACGCCGTTCAAGTTCGGGCAGGCGCTCGCGGTGTCGGTCATCGCCTGCATCGCGGGCTCGATGGGGCACCTGGTGATGAAGGCGCTCAAGCGCGACCGCGGCATTCCGAACTGGGGCAAGAAGGGCGTGGGCGTGACCGGCGCGAACGGCCTGCTGGACCGTGTGGACGCGCTGTGTTTTGCCGCGCCCATCTTCTTCCATTCGATCCGCTGGTACTTCAACGCCTGA